A part of Marinobacter psychrophilus genomic DNA contains:
- the cysB gene encoding HTH-type transcriptional regulator CysB, with translation MKLQQLRYIWEVAHHDLNVSATAQSLFTSQPGISKQIRLLEDELGLEIFARSGKHLTRITPGGEIIVREAGEILRRAEGIKKIAQEFSNQRAGDLSIATTHTQARYALPPVIRGFLDAYPDVSLHMNQGTPTQISEMAATGTADFAIATEGMEMFNDLIMMPCYRWNRCIVVPKDHPLAAEPELTLSRLAEYSLVTYVFGFTGRSRLDEAFKSARLTPKVVFTAADADVIKTYVRLGLGVGIIASMAFDPKVDTDLVVIDASKLFDSSITHIGFRKGTFLRGYMYDFIQRFAPHLTRDVVDQVVSKQSNRAEIEALFENVELPVL, from the coding sequence ATGAAACTACAACAGCTACGCTACATCTGGGAGGTTGCGCACCACGACTTGAACGTGTCCGCTACTGCGCAGAGTTTGTTTACGTCGCAGCCGGGTATTTCCAAGCAGATTCGCCTGCTAGAAGACGAACTGGGGCTTGAAATTTTTGCCCGCAGTGGCAAGCATCTGACCCGCATTACCCCGGGCGGCGAGATTATTGTGCGCGAAGCCGGCGAAATTTTACGCCGCGCCGAGGGTATCAAAAAGATTGCCCAGGAATTTAGCAATCAGCGCGCCGGTGACTTAAGCATAGCAACAACCCACACCCAGGCACGCTACGCCTTACCGCCGGTAATTCGTGGGTTTTTGGACGCCTATCCAGATGTGTCTCTGCACATGAACCAGGGTACGCCCACCCAGATTTCAGAAATGGCCGCCACCGGAACGGCCGATTTCGCCATTGCCACCGAAGGCATGGAAATGTTCAACGACCTGATCATGATGCCTTGTTACCGCTGGAATCGCTGCATCGTGGTGCCCAAAGACCACCCGCTGGCAGCGGAACCGGAGCTTACCCTCTCAAGGTTGGCGGAATATTCCCTGGTAACCTATGTATTCGGCTTTACCGGCCGCTCGCGGCTTGATGAAGCCTTTAAAAGCGCAAGGCTGACTCCCAAGGTGGTGTTCACTGCGGCCGACGCCGATGTGATCAAAACTTACGTGCGTCTGGGACTTGGCGTGGGTATTATTGCCAGCATGGCGTTCGACCCGAAAGTAGACACTGACTTGGTTGTGATAGACGCCAGCAAGCTCTTCGACAGCAGCATTACCCATATTGGCTTTCGCAAGGGCACATTTTTACGTGGCTACATGTACGATTTCATCCAGCGCTTTGCTCCCCACTTGACCCGCGACGTAGTGGATCAGGTTGTGTCTAAACAGAGCAACCGCGCTGAGATTGAAGCGCTGTTCGAGAATGTAGAGCTACCCGTGCTCTGA
- the dinG gene encoding ATP-dependent DNA helicase DinG: protein MALSEQTKQQIQQAYRDMLAGKEVRARYGQRLMIAEIARYMGDITDNDGQRTSPPSACVVEAGTGTGKTLAYLIAAIPVAKALNKTLVISTATVALQDQIVLKDLPDLKKHSKLDINWTLAKGRGRYLCLSRLEGRLHDEGNGDSDTMPLFLLDAPGKEEPGTRAFFEEMLASYGGRKWDGDRDHWPEQIPDDIWRQVTTDHRQCTNRHCSYFDSCAFFEARKDLDAADIVVANHDLVLADLALGGGAILPEPENALFIFDEAHHLPDKALNHFAASISLNSTRSWLKQLSQMLVKMQPYLSPGTQGAKTLERISEAAREVDLVVTRVYEYCEHNITWEFNDERRSAQWRYPEGQLPDDMAELAAEARIASANFSRHLGALAEELQGAFDERKTHDIDRETAESWYPVIGSFHSRSEEQLRLWAAWCEETKSPPPARWTVRQRWDHGEDITLYSSPVLADDLLYTRLWSRAYGSVLTSATLTALGKFDRLRSRAGLPEDARYLVVPSSFRYQQMATVEVPAMKAMPTDDGFLEELIERLPTLWQGETATLVLFTSRRQMHQVRDALAGDYPGLIITQDDMAKGEVLRQHCARVDDGRPSVLFGVASFAEGIDLPGKYLHHVVITRLPFSVPDDPIDASLAEWVTQRGGNPFMEITVPEASIKLVQAVGRLLRTEEDTGRVTILDRRIVARRYGQLLLDSLPPFRRVIEY from the coding sequence ATGGCCCTGAGCGAACAGACCAAACAGCAAATCCAGCAGGCTTACCGCGATATGTTGGCGGGTAAGGAGGTGCGCGCGCGTTATGGCCAGCGCCTGATGATTGCCGAAATAGCCCGCTATATGGGCGACATCACCGACAACGATGGCCAGCGTACGTCACCGCCTTCGGCCTGCGTGGTAGAAGCCGGTACCGGTACCGGTAAAACTCTGGCCTACCTGATTGCCGCTATTCCGGTGGCTAAAGCCCTGAACAAAACTCTGGTAATTTCCACTGCCACGGTGGCGCTGCAAGACCAGATAGTTCTGAAAGACCTGCCAGACCTGAAAAAACACAGCAAGCTGGATATAAACTGGACCCTGGCTAAAGGCCGTGGCCGCTATTTGTGCCTGTCTCGGTTGGAAGGTCGCTTGCACGACGAAGGCAATGGCGACAGTGACACCATGCCGCTGTTTTTGCTGGATGCACCGGGTAAAGAGGAACCCGGTACCCGCGCGTTTTTCGAGGAAATGCTGGCCAGCTACGGCGGGCGCAAGTGGGACGGCGACCGCGACCACTGGCCGGAGCAGATTCCGGACGATATCTGGCGCCAGGTAACCACCGACCATCGCCAGTGCACCAATCGCCACTGCAGTTATTTTGACAGCTGTGCGTTTTTTGAAGCCCGCAAAGATCTGGACGCAGCCGATATAGTCGTAGCCAACCACGACCTGGTGCTGGCGGATCTGGCCTTGGGCGGCGGTGCGATACTGCCAGAGCCGGAAAACGCCCTGTTTATATTTGACGAAGCCCACCACCTGCCAGACAAAGCGCTGAATCACTTTGCCGCATCTATTTCATTGAACTCTACTCGCAGCTGGTTAAAACAGCTGTCGCAGATGCTGGTAAAAATGCAGCCTTACCTGAGCCCGGGCACCCAGGGGGCAAAAACTCTGGAGCGCATCAGCGAAGCCGCGCGGGAAGTCGATCTGGTGGTCACCCGGGTATACGAATACTGCGAACACAATATTACTTGGGAATTCAACGACGAGCGCCGCTCGGCCCAGTGGCGCTATCCCGAAGGTCAGCTGCCGGACGACATGGCGGAACTGGCGGCGGAAGCGCGCATTGCCAGCGCTAATTTTTCGCGCCATTTGGGCGCTCTGGCTGAAGAACTCCAGGGTGCCTTTGACGAGCGCAAAACCCACGATATTGACCGTGAAACGGCAGAATCCTGGTATCCGGTGATTGGTTCGTTTCACAGCCGCTCCGAAGAGCAGCTGCGCTTGTGGGCGGCCTGGTGCGAGGAAACAAAAAGCCCGCCGCCGGCACGCTGGACAGTGCGCCAGCGCTGGGACCACGGCGAGGACATCACTCTTTACAGCTCGCCGGTTTTAGCCGACGACCTGCTGTATACGCGGCTGTGGTCGCGGGCCTACGGTTCTGTATTAACCAGCGCCACGCTGACTGCGTTGGGTAAATTTGATCGCCTTCGCTCCCGCGCGGGATTGCCGGAAGACGCCCGCTACCTGGTGGTGCCCAGCTCGTTCCGTTACCAGCAGATGGCCACGGTGGAAGTGCCGGCCATGAAGGCCATGCCCACTGACGACGGTTTTCTGGAAGAGCTGATTGAACGCCTGCCCACGCTGTGGCAAGGGGAAACTGCAACTCTGGTGTTGTTTACGTCGCGGCGGCAGATGCATCAGGTAAGAGACGCTTTAGCCGGTGACTACCCCGGGCTGATTATTACCCAGGACGACATGGCCAAAGGCGAAGTGCTGCGCCAACACTGCGCGCGGGTGGATGACGGCCGGCCTAGCGTGTTGTTTGGTGTTGCCAGTTTTGCCGAGGGCATAGACCTGCCGGGTAAGTATCTGCACCACGTGGTCATTACTCGTTTGCCGTTTTCAGTACCCGATGACCCAATTGATGCCAGCCTGGCGGAGTGGGTGACCCAGCGCGGTGGTAATCCGTTTATGGAGATTACCGTGCCAGAAGCTTCTATTAAGCTGGTTCAGGCAGTAGGGCGCTTGCTGCGCACCGAGGAAGACACCGGGCGGGTGACCATTCTGGACCGGCGCATTGTGGCGCGGCGCTATGGCCAGCTGTTGCTGGATTCGCTGCCGCCGTTTCGACGGGTGATTGAGTATTAA
- a CDS encoding general secretion pathway protein GspB, which translates to MSYILDALRKSESERHQGKVPDLGRQLQLIHFPPKRHWPVQALLAAGLLLNAGILAYVFWPSQDDAVTNLAAPEQTLAAVAVISAPAMGEGVTAKILVDESLVKERLVDEFSAPQPADVQSAFFSEYQSPTVIVPSGYGNSGVVDRNNQGWGQIGPLGSSGAEASASSADGVRVPHLVELPLSFQRSVPDLTVNSHIFASVPQARRVMINNQNLRPGDSFEGLRVEEITEDGVVLSRQGQQFRLGIMRDWMSPR; encoded by the coding sequence ATGTCGTATATATTAGATGCGCTGCGTAAATCGGAGAGCGAGCGCCATCAAGGCAAAGTGCCGGATTTGGGGCGCCAACTGCAGCTTATTCATTTCCCGCCAAAGCGGCATTGGCCGGTTCAGGCATTGTTGGCAGCGGGTTTGCTGCTAAATGCCGGGATACTGGCCTATGTGTTTTGGCCCTCGCAAGACGACGCCGTGACGAACCTGGCTGCGCCGGAACAAACGCTGGCTGCTGTTGCTGTAATTTCTGCGCCGGCAATGGGCGAGGGTGTTACGGCAAAGATTCTTGTTGACGAGAGCCTTGTTAAAGAGCGCCTTGTGGACGAGTTTTCAGCGCCGCAGCCTGCAGACGTTCAATCAGCGTTTTTTTCAGAGTATCAATCACCAACGGTGATTGTGCCGTCGGGCTACGGCAACAGCGGTGTGGTTGATCGCAATAACCAGGGTTGGGGCCAGATTGGCCCGCTGGGTTCCTCGGGCGCCGAGGCGTCTGCAAGCAGCGCAGATGGGGTGCGTGTTCCGCACTTGGTTGAGCTGCCGTTGTCGTTCCAGCGCAGCGTGCCGGATTTGACGGTAAACAGTCACATATTTGCCTCGGTGCCACAGGCCCGCAGGGTAATGATCAATAACCAGAATCTGCGGCCGGGCGATAGCTTTGAAGGCCTGCGGGTGGAAGAAATTACTGAGGATGGCGTGGTGTTAAGCAGGCAAGGGCAACAATTTCGACTGGGTATAATGCGCGACTGGATGAGCCCGCGCTGA